A segment of the Desulfonatronum thioautotrophicum genome:
CTTCAGGACAACTGGCGATCCCGGCCAGCTCTTGTGGACTTCACGAACCGGATTTTTTGCCCCGCCTTCGAAGCCAGAGGATTTTCAGCGGACCAGGTTCGCCTACAATCGGTGCGCCCCATCCACCCGGAGCAGACCCAGGCTTTGGAAGTCTGGAATATGGAAAGCAAAAAGCTGGATGAGGACTATGCCTGTATCGCTTCCGGCGTGGCGGCCCTGTTGTCCAATCCGGAACAGTACATTGTTGAGGACCCGTCCACCAAGGAGCTTCGCCCCCTTCGTGGCGAGGACATTGCCGTGCTCTGCCGCAAGAACAAGGTCTGCCAGAAGGTTGCCGACGCCTTGGAACGGCTGGGTGTCCGCGCGGTCACCAAGCGCGAGGGACTTCTGGATACTCCAGAGGCAAGTTATGCCATGGCTGCGTTGCGCTATCTCGTGGACCCCAGAGACACCCTGGCCGCGGCCGAGTTGCTGCACCTGAGCGGAGAGCCGGACTGGTTGCACCGGTGGCTGAGCGAAGAGAACTTTTGGAAAGGATGTCCGTCGATTGCTGCCCTGGACAGTCACCGGGCCATGCTTCCGGATTTGACCCCGTGGGAAACATTGGATTTGGCCATTGCGGCATCCCAGATTGAAACCATTGCCTGCCGCTGGGGACGGGCCGAGGTCCGGCTGGCTAATCTGGACGCCTTGCGCGGCTTGGCCAAGGGCTATGAAGACATCTGCATGGCCAGACGCAACCCGGCCACCGCGGCAGGCCTCGTGACCTATCTGATCCTGGAAGTGAAAAAAGATTCCCTGGACCTGCAAGGCCAGGGCGTGGACGAACATGCGGTAAACGTGCTTACCTATCACAAGGCCAAGGGACTGGAATGGCCATTTGTCGTTCTCGCTGAGCTTAATTGGTCTCGTGACGTAAATCCGTTCAATGTCAGCGTGACGCCCAACGAACACGGCTTTGACCCGCTCAACCCGCTGGATGGACGCTGGATCAGATACTGGCCGTGGCCATACGGCAAACAAAGCAAAAATGTCGGGCTGGATCAACGCGTCGAGGGCTGCGCGGAACTGCTCCAGGCGCAAACCGAGTTCTGGTCCGAGGAGTCCCGGCTGATGTACGTGGGCATGACCAGGGCCAGGGACTATCTTGCCTTTGCCCTCAGGGGTGACGGTTCGAACAGCACAACCTGGCTGGATGTGCTCAAGGATGGAGCCGACAATCTGATCCTGGATTTTTCAGACACGGAAAAGAAGTCCATTCGCTGTCACAGCAAGCCGATTCCGGCAACCTTCAAGAAGGCTGAACCGCAAACCGAACCCGCACAAGGCCGCCAGGAAGCATACTTCGGCCCCAAGCAACTCCCCAGGCCCCTCCCTCAGTATCCTCCAGCCAGGTTCAATCCCAGCTCCGCCACGACGCAAGACGGCGACCAGGCCCTGGTCCACGCTCCGGAACGAATCGGAGATCGCATCCCGGTGATCGGCGAACCCGACGTCAATGCACTGGGCGAGGCCCTGCATGGCTTCCTGGTCCAGGACGATCCCTCCCAAGGGCTGGAGATCAGAATCGCCAAGGCCCTGGGCATATTCCAACGATGGAAGGTCAGCGGTATTGCCCCGGAAGATGTTGTCACGGCCAGCGATCGGCTCATCGCGCACCTTCAGGGCAGATACGGCGAAGGGGTGGCGCTCAAAGAACATCCCATCCACTTGCGAGTGGGCAACCAGACCGCGTCCGGATGGATTGATCTGGTCTGGAAAACTCCCAATGGATACGTGATCGTTGACCACAAATCCTACATGGGCAGGCTGGATACGGTGCAAAAACACTGCATCCCGTTCGTGCCCCAGCTCAATGTCTACGCGGACTGTCTGGAGAAAGCCCTTGGTTCGAAGCCCCTGGCCCTGGTGGTCCATCTGCCCATGATCGGGCTGATGGTGGAGATTGAAAAGAGAGGAAAATGAAGTGCGAACTCAGCAAAAGAAGACCATCTTTGTCGCTGGCCGCGGGAAAGTCACCACGCAACTTCGAGCTGCCAAAAGCGGCAATGTCGTGGATCTTCAGTCAGTCCAGAGAGCCAGGGTGAGTTGGAGAGCCTGTTCCAGGAGAGAGCTGAATTTAACATTCTGAATATCCTGAACATGACGAGAGCCTCCAACCACCAAGCCCCATAACCGTTCCTTTGCCTGCATGCACCAGGGATGCGCAGCGCAGCCATTCCCAAAGTTCTGGTGCAGCATGGGCTATGTGAACACTTCCTGTCAGGCCTCCCATAGGGACTTTTTTGCGCTGTCGATTGGAGTAGCGGCTCCAGTCTTTCCAGGTAAGGCCAGGGGGGGGTGAGGGGTTGATGATCGAAAAGTGCTCTTTGAGACGCATCCAGCAATCACGCCCCATTGGTTCGTTATTATTGAAAATGACACAGAGCATTTCCAGCCTTTGGGCCAGGGAGGCGAGCAGGGTAGGCCTAGCCGACGACTCCACCGACGAACTCCTGGTCGGATTGTCCAAGCTGGACCTTCTGATCCTCGACGACGTCAACTTTATCCGCACCAAGCACGAATACCCGAGCCTGCTCCTGGACTTTGGTCAACGCATGCCAGGACAGGGTCTGCCTGGTCGTGACCTCTTACCTCAACATCGAAGAATG
Coding sequences within it:
- a CDS encoding 3'-5' exonuclease, with the protein product LQDNWRSRPALVDFTNRIFCPAFEARGFSADQVRLQSVRPIHPEQTQALEVWNMESKKLDEDYACIASGVAALLSNPEQYIVEDPSTKELRPLRGEDIAVLCRKNKVCQKVADALERLGVRAVTKREGLLDTPEASYAMAALRYLVDPRDTLAAAELLHLSGEPDWLHRWLSEENFWKGCPSIAALDSHRAMLPDLTPWETLDLAIAASQIETIACRWGRAEVRLANLDALRGLAKGYEDICMARRNPATAAGLVTYLILEVKKDSLDLQGQGVDEHAVNVLTYHKAKGLEWPFVVLAELNWSRDVNPFNVSVTPNEHGFDPLNPLDGRWIRYWPWPYGKQSKNVGLDQRVEGCAELLQAQTEFWSEESRLMYVGMTRARDYLAFALRGDGSNSTTWLDVLKDGADNLILDFSDTEKKSIRCHSKPIPATFKKAEPQTEPAQGRQEAYFGPKQLPRPLPQYPPARFNPSSATTQDGDQALVHAPERIGDRIPVIGEPDVNALGEALHGFLVQDDPSQGLEIRIAKALGIFQRWKVSGIAPEDVVTASDRLIAHLQGRYGEGVALKEHPIHLRVGNQTASGWIDLVWKTPNGYVIVDHKSYMGRLDTVQKHCIPFVPQLNVYADCLEKALGSKPLALVVHLPMIGLMVEIEKRGK
- the cas6 gene encoding CRISPR system precrRNA processing endoribonuclease RAMP protein Cas6; translated protein: MESSARPTLLASLAQRLEMLCVIFNNNEPMGRDCWMRLKEHFSIINPSPPPGLTWKDWSRYSNRQRKKVPMGGLTGSVHIAHAAPELWEWLRCASLVHAGKGTVMGLGGWRLSSCSGYSEC